The following coding sequences are from one Novosphingobium sp. Gsoil 351 window:
- a CDS encoding TraB/GumN family protein — translation MKLRQFLSALPRRFAEGLALLAFGATPALADPQSFPTPVAPVLREIPPPPLHPALWMVKDADTTIYLFGTIHALRPGMPWFGGQVAQAFAESGTLVTEIADVGSMDTAQALLSNAMLPEGQSLRAKLSEADRAAYDAALTKAAIPATALDKFKPWYAAVVLSSLPLLRSGFKLEEGVEIQLATKARASGKGQEALETAAYQLGLFDSLPQAGQIAYLRQVVDNLPNMTTQIDTLIGEWGEGDADGLAKTMNAEETDAGLTDLLLTRRNKAWADWIKNRLDKPGTVFVAVGAGHLAGPGSVQEQLSAKGLATTRLQ, via the coding sequence ATGAAACTGCGCCAATTCCTGTCCGCCCTTCCCCGCCGCTTCGCCGAGGGGCTCGCCTTGCTCGCGTTCGGGGCCACGCCTGCGCTCGCCGATCCGCAGAGCTTTCCCACCCCGGTCGCACCGGTGCTGCGCGAGATTCCGCCGCCGCCGCTCCACCCCGCGCTGTGGATGGTCAAGGACGCCGACACCACGATCTACCTGTTCGGCACGATCCACGCGCTGCGCCCCGGAATGCCGTGGTTCGGCGGGCAGGTGGCGCAGGCCTTCGCCGAATCGGGCACGCTGGTGACCGAAATCGCCGACGTCGGCAGCATGGACACCGCGCAGGCGCTGCTGAGCAACGCGATGCTGCCCGAGGGCCAGAGCCTGCGCGCCAAGCTGAGCGAGGCCGACCGCGCCGCCTACGATGCGGCGCTGACCAAGGCCGCGATCCCGGCGACCGCGCTCGACAAGTTCAAGCCGTGGTATGCCGCGGTGGTGCTGTCCTCGCTGCCGCTGCTGCGTTCGGGGTTCAAGCTGGAAGAAGGCGTCGAGATTCAGCTCGCCACGAAAGCCAGGGCCTCGGGCAAGGGCCAGGAGGCGCTGGAGACGGCGGCCTACCAGCTCGGGCTGTTCGATTCGCTGCCCCAGGCAGGCCAGATCGCCTATCTGCGCCAGGTGGTCGACAACCTGCCCAACATGACGACGCAGATCGATACGCTGATCGGCGAATGGGGCGAAGGCGATGCCGATGGGCTGGCGAAGACGATGAACGCCGAAGAGACCGACGCCGGGCTGACCGACCTGCTCCTAACCCGCCGCAACAAGGCCTGGGCGGACTGGATAAAAAACCGGCTCGACAAGCCGGGGACCGTGTTCGTGGCAGTGGGCGCGGGGCATCTGGCCGGGCCGGGCAGCGTGCAGGAGCAGCTCTCGGCCAAGGGTCTCGCGACGACGCGGTTGCAGTAG
- a CDS encoding TraB/GumN family protein, with amino-acid sequence MKAKVFAVFIALALTACHAAPAEHTHPALWQVTGAAGETGYIFGTVHALPDGLGWKTPAIDRAIADSGMLVLEIVDPSDESAARAAFQRLGTTPGQPPLEQRVDPALREALKGAMAKTRLQPAQFASLEDWAAALTLSFALEAKDGYDPGNGADRALVAAAGRRPVVGLETLEGQLGLFDALPAREQRALLNAIVAEGAGDVSDKRLVKAWAEGDVATLDREAHAGMMADPRLREALLVGRNRDWAEQIAAMLRQGKRPFVAVGAAHVAGIDGLPQMLAARGYEIKRVQ; translated from the coding sequence GTGAAGGCGAAGGTATTCGCTGTCTTCATCGCTTTGGCGCTCACCGCGTGCCATGCGGCGCCCGCCGAGCACACGCACCCCGCGCTGTGGCAAGTCACCGGCGCCGCGGGCGAGACGGGCTATATCTTCGGCACCGTCCACGCCCTGCCCGACGGCCTGGGGTGGAAGACCCCGGCGATCGACCGGGCGATCGCCGACAGCGGCATGCTGGTGCTCGAGATCGTCGATCCCAGCGACGAGAGCGCGGCGCGCGCGGCGTTCCAGCGGCTTGGCACCACCCCGGGTCAGCCGCCGCTGGAACAGCGCGTCGATCCTGCGCTGCGCGAGGCGCTGAAGGGAGCGATGGCGAAAACCCGGCTCCAGCCCGCGCAGTTCGCCAGCCTCGAGGATTGGGCGGCGGCGCTGACTCTGTCGTTCGCGCTCGAGGCGAAGGACGGCTACGACCCCGGCAACGGCGCCGACCGCGCGTTGGTGGCCGCCGCGGGACGGCGTCCGGTGGTGGGGCTGGAGACGCTGGAGGGCCAGCTCGGGCTTTTCGATGCGCTACCCGCGCGCGAGCAACGCGCGTTGTTGAACGCGATCGTGGCAGAAGGCGCTGGCGACGTTTCCGACAAGCGCCTGGTCAAGGCCTGGGCCGAAGGCGACGTCGCCACGCTCGACCGCGAGGCGCACGCCGGGATGATGGCCGACCCGCGGCTGCGCGAAGCCTTGCTGGTGGGGCGCAATCGGGACTGGGCGGAGCAGATCGCCGCGATGCTAAGGCAAGGCAAGCGCCCGTTCGTGGCGGTGGGAGCCGCGCATGTCGCAGGCATCGATGGGCTGCCCCAGATGCTGGCGGCCCGGGGGTACGAGATCAAGCGCGTGCAATAG
- a CDS encoding GFA family protein has translation MSEAYSGNCFCGAVSIEAQGTPAQMGYCHCTSCRSYAGAPVSAFTLWSADQVKVVQGEDKLGGFNKTGFSYRRFCSACGGHVLVEHPTLGMVDIHASTIPGLTFEPAVHLNYGEHVLRMVDGLPKLKDFPAEIGGTGEAVPE, from the coding sequence ATGAGCGAGGCCTATTCGGGAAACTGCTTTTGCGGAGCCGTCTCGATCGAGGCGCAGGGAACACCGGCGCAGATGGGGTACTGTCATTGCACGTCCTGCCGCAGCTACGCGGGCGCGCCGGTCAGCGCGTTCACCCTGTGGTCTGCCGACCAGGTAAAGGTGGTCCAGGGCGAAGATAAGCTGGGCGGGTTCAACAAGACCGGGTTCAGCTACCGACGCTTCTGCTCCGCTTGCGGCGGTCATGTCTTGGTCGAACATCCAACGCTTGGGATGGTTGATATTCATGCCTCGACCATTCCCGGCCTGACATTCGAGCCCGCGGTCCATCTGAATTACGGCGAGCATGTCTTGCGGATGGTCGATGGCTTGCCGAAGCTGAAGGATTTCCCCGCCGAGATAGGCGGAACGGGGGAAGCGGTGCCGGAATAG
- a CDS encoding glycine--tRNA ligase subunit alpha, producing MTAGPKTSFQDMILTLHAFWAAQGCLILQPYDMRMGAGTFHTATTLRALGPEPWNAAFVQPCRRPTDGRYGENPNRLQHYYQYQVILKPSPPDLQELYLASLSAIGIDPLLHDIRFVEDDWESPTLGAWGLGWEVWCDGMEVTQFTYFQQMGGFDCKPVAGELTYGLERLAMYIQGVDSVYDLDFNGNGVTYGDVFLENEKQMSKWNFEVADTEGLFDLFRKATAECENCLAAGLPIPAYEQAIEASHVFNLLQARGVISVQERASYMGRVRDLARGSCEAHMKREAPRWAVKFPGWSA from the coding sequence ATGACCGCGGGACCGAAAACCAGCTTCCAGGACATGATCCTGACGCTTCACGCGTTCTGGGCGGCCCAGGGCTGCCTGATCCTCCAGCCCTATGACATGCGGATGGGCGCCGGCACGTTCCACACCGCCACCACCTTGCGCGCGCTGGGTCCCGAGCCGTGGAACGCCGCGTTCGTACAGCCCTGCCGCCGCCCCACCGACGGCCGCTATGGCGAGAACCCCAACCGGCTGCAGCACTATTACCAGTACCAGGTGATCCTCAAGCCGAGCCCGCCGGACCTGCAGGAGCTCTACCTCGCCAGCCTGTCCGCGATCGGGATCGACCCGCTGCTCCACGACATCCGCTTCGTCGAGGACGATTGGGAATCGCCCACGCTGGGTGCCTGGGGGCTGGGCTGGGAAGTGTGGTGCGACGGGATGGAAGTCACCCAGTTCACCTATTTCCAGCAGATGGGCGGGTTCGATTGCAAGCCGGTGGCGGGCGAGCTGACCTACGGGCTCGAACGGCTGGCAATGTACATCCAGGGCGTGGACAGCGTCTACGATCTCGATTTCAATGGAAATGGCGTCACTTACGGCGATGTCTTCCTAGAGAACGAGAAGCAGATGTCGAAGTGGAACTTCGAGGTCGCCGACACCGAAGGCTTGTTCGACCTGTTCCGCAAGGCGACCGCCGAGTGCGAGAACTGCCTGGCCGCCGGACTCCCGATTCCCGCCTACGAGCAGGCGATCGAGGCCAGCCACGTCTTCAACCTGCTCCAGGCCCGCGGCGTGATCTCGGTGCAGGAGCGGGCCAGCTACATGGGCCGCGTCCGCGACCTCGCGCGCGGCAGCTGCGAAGCCCACATGAAGCGTGAGGCGCCGAGGTGGGCGGTGAAGTTCCCGGGATGGTCGGCGTGA
- the glyS gene encoding glycine--tRNA ligase subunit beta codes for MSDFLLELRMEEIPARMQAGARAALEKAFREHMTAGGVTHGAITVWSTPRRLALIARGLPEATEAQREEIKGPRVGAPPQALEGFLRKVGQPQEKLEDRGGTYFAIVERPGRATRDVLAWAIAAIVRTFAWPKAMRWGAASLSTESPRWVRPLSGIVAILGEELVECTAAGIASGYATLGHRFHAPGPITIGGASDYQEKLRACHVIVDHAEREGLIRDKAKAAAAQAGLALVEDEGLVIENSGLTEWPVPLLGRFDAGFLEVPPEVIQLTARTNQKYFVCNDADGKLANAFVCTANIEAADGGAGIVDGNRKVLAARLSDARFFWEQDRKKSLAQHAEKLASIVFHEKLGTVADKVERVAKLARWLVEEGIVGGEDRARLADLAEQAARLCKADLVTEMVGEFPELQGLMGGYYARAEGLPDAAADAIRDHYKPVGQGDDVPTAPVTVAVSLADKLDTLVGFFLVNERPTGSKDPFALRRAALGIIQIIVANGLRIPIWIAAAAHASLGRNPDTLSIKNSSSAWGHRTRSKYVAVHGHPDSSDFAKQIISGSDGLVDFFADRLKFQQREAGVRHDLIDAVFALGGEDDLVRLLARVHALQAFVGTADGTNLLAGYKRAANILKKERYQDGENSILSYTPETAERALIEALDAAEPEARDAVAAEDFAGAMGALASLRGPIDAFFDTVTVNDDDPAKRTHRLALLDRFRGAVHRVADFSKIEG; via the coding sequence GTGAGCGACTTCCTCCTCGAACTGCGGATGGAAGAAATCCCCGCGCGGATGCAGGCGGGGGCGCGGGCGGCGCTCGAGAAGGCGTTTCGCGAACACATGACGGCGGGCGGCGTCACCCACGGCGCCATCACCGTGTGGTCGACCCCGCGTCGCCTGGCGCTGATCGCGCGGGGCCTGCCCGAGGCGACCGAAGCACAGCGTGAGGAGATCAAGGGGCCGCGCGTCGGCGCGCCGCCGCAGGCGCTCGAGGGCTTCCTGCGCAAGGTCGGGCAGCCTCAGGAAAAGCTTGAAGATCGTGGCGGAACCTACTTTGCCATCGTCGAACGGCCAGGCCGCGCCACGCGCGACGTGCTCGCCTGGGCGATCGCCGCGATCGTGCGCACGTTTGCGTGGCCCAAGGCGATGCGCTGGGGCGCGGCCTCGCTCAGCACCGAAAGCCCGCGCTGGGTCCGCCCGCTCTCCGGGATCGTGGCGATCCTGGGCGAGGAACTGGTCGAGTGCACCGCCGCCGGGATCGCCAGCGGCTACGCTACGCTCGGCCACCGCTTCCACGCCCCCGGCCCGATCACAATCGGGGGGGCAAGCGACTACCAGGAGAAGCTGCGCGCCTGCCACGTGATCGTGGATCACGCTGAGCGCGAGGGGCTGATCCGCGACAAGGCCAAGGCCGCGGCCGCGCAAGCCGGGCTGGCGCTGGTCGAGGACGAGGGGCTGGTGATCGAGAACTCCGGGCTGACCGAATGGCCGGTGCCGCTGCTCGGCCGGTTCGACGCAGGCTTCCTCGAGGTCCCGCCCGAAGTCATCCAGCTCACCGCGCGGACCAACCAGAAGTATTTCGTGTGCAACGATGCGGACGGCAAGCTCGCCAACGCCTTCGTCTGCACCGCCAACATCGAGGCGGCCGATGGCGGCGCGGGCATCGTCGACGGCAACCGCAAGGTGCTCGCGGCGCGGCTGAGCGACGCGCGCTTCTTCTGGGAGCAGGATCGCAAAAAGTCCCTCGCGCAACACGCCGAAAAGCTGGCGAGCATCGTGTTCCACGAAAAGCTGGGCACCGTCGCCGACAAGGTCGAGCGGGTCGCCAAGCTGGCAAGGTGGTTGGTTGAGGAAGGCATCGTCGGTGGGGAGGATCGCGCTCGCCTCGCCGATCTCGCCGAACAGGCCGCGCGGCTGTGCAAGGCCGACCTCGTCACCGAGATGGTCGGCGAATTCCCCGAGCTCCAGGGCCTGATGGGCGGCTACTACGCCCGTGCCGAGGGCCTGCCAGACGCTGCCGCCGACGCCATCCGGGATCATTACAAGCCGGTCGGGCAGGGTGATGACGTGCCGACCGCGCCGGTGACGGTGGCGGTGAGTTTGGCGGATAAGCTGGATACGTTGGTTGGCTTCTTTCTTGTGAACGAACGGCCGACAGGATCGAAAGACCCTTTCGCACTTCGCCGTGCTGCGTTGGGTATCATCCAGATCATCGTGGCGAATGGACTACGTATTCCAATTTGGATCGCTGCCGCTGCTCATGCTTCGCTCGGTCGAAATCCCGATACATTGAGCATCAAGAATTCCTCGTCAGCTTGGGGGCACAGAACACGGTCCAAGTATGTGGCGGTGCATGGTCATCCAGACAGTTCCGATTTTGCGAAGCAGATTATCTCCGGCTCTGACGGACTTGTGGACTTCTTCGCCGACCGCCTCAAATTTCAGCAACGCGAAGCCGGCGTCCGCCACGATCTGATCGACGCGGTGTTCGCGCTCGGTGGCGAGGACGATCTAGTCCGCCTCCTCGCGCGGGTACACGCGCTTCAGGCGTTCGTCGGCACCGCCGACGGCACCAACCTGCTCGCCGGATACAAGCGCGCGGCGAACATCCTGAAAAAGGAAAGGTATCAGGACGGCGAAAACTCCATACTTTCCTACACGCCCGAAACCGCCGAAAGGGCGCTGATCGAGGCGCTCGACGCCGCGGAACCCGAGGCGCGCGATGCTGTCGCTGCCGAGGATTTCGCGGGGGCGATGGGCGCGCTCGCCAGTCTGCGGGGCCCGATCGATGCGTTTTTCGACACCGTTACCGTCAACGACGACGACCCCGCCAAGCGGACACACCGGCTCGCGCTGCTCGACCGGTTCCGCGGTGCGGTCCATCGGGTGGCCGATTTCTCGAAAATCGAGGGATAG